In Trichoderma asperellum chromosome 1, complete sequence, a single window of DNA contains:
- a CDS encoding uncharacterized protein (EggNog:ENOG41~TransMembrane:1 (i59-81o)), with protein sequence MPFSLQRNFPRESREFLDRGKDFHSSNGSENETLLGSRTPVDFVPIPEQRKRFSKTCKVSLTVINIILLLLNTACLLSVMMRGAQWVNRTLSAVGLGRDDHVTIRILSPSPAEEVVEYQLRRFTDVMSTGDSDRMFVGDAGEKTDKLWDDIIDEDKYFAVDYDTFLRVNGNPDTGLRLPGENSDKFIGTLQWAHQLHCLNIIRQSTWFDIGHYRHMHHFLNKTDEIIIAHTKHCLDRIRQVLQCNGDTSLLTYNWVRGYEMPKVAPMTLQSCQNLDRLREWQDVNDISHLMTHLERPKWVMSSDPEVKTPNGGRKGPAEVQHPASHSNITRSKRGDTGGG encoded by the exons ATGCCATTCTCACTACAACGAAATTTCCCAAGGGAATCCAGGGAATTTCTGGATCGTGGAAAAGACTTCCATAGCAGCAATGGCTCAGAGAACGAGACTCTATTAGGATCCAGGACCCCCGTTGACTTTGTCCCTATTCCCGAGCAACGGAAACGATTCTCAAAGACCTGCAAGGTCTCGCTCACCGTTATCAACATCATACTTCTTCTGCTCAATACCGCATGCCTTCTTTCGGTGATGATGCGGGGAGCGCAATGGGTCAACCGCACGCTCTCGGCGGTTGGACTAGGACGAGATGATCATGTTACGATACGGATTCTGTCACCAT CGCCGGCAGAGGAAGTCGTGGAGTATCAGCTTCGTCGTTTCACCGATGTGATGAGCACCGGAGACTCAGATCGAATGTTCGTTGGCGATGCAGGCGAAAAGACGGACAAATTGTGGGATGACATAATAGATG AGGACAAATACTTCGCAGTTGACTACGATACCTTTTTGCGAGTCAACGGCAATCCCGACACGGGTCTTCGTCTGCCGGGGGAGAACTCAGACAAGTTCATTGGGACTCTTCAATGGGCTCATCAGTTACACTGCTTGAACATAATTCGGCAGTCTACGTGGTTCGACATTGGTCATTACAGGCACATGCACCATTTCCTTAACAAGACTGATGAAATTATCATAGCTCATACAA AACACTGTCTAGACAGGATTCGACAGGTACTCCAGTGTAATGGCGACACGTCGCTTCTGACTTACAACTGGGTCAGGGGTTATGAGATGCCAAAGGTGGCGCCAATGACTCTGCAGAGCTGCCAGAACTTGGATCGTTTGAGAGAGTGGCAGGACGTGAACGATATCAGCCATCTCATGACACATCTAGAGAGGCCAAAATGGGTGATGAGTTCTGACCCAGAGGTGAAGACGCCCAATGGCGGCCGCAAGGGGCCAGCGGAGGTGCAACATCCGGCCAGTCACAGTAACATAACCAGATCTAAGCGTGGAGATACTGGAGGTGGGTGA